Part of the Palaemon carinicauda isolate YSFRI2023 chromosome 8, ASM3689809v2, whole genome shotgun sequence genome is shown below.
AATTATCTTCCAGAAGATAAAAGAGGAACTTGGCTTGCAGCAGTGCAAGCACTTCCTTTCTGGCGCTGGTCCCATAGCACCAGAAATTGTACAATTTTTCCACAGTTTGGGAATTATTCTTTGCGAAACCTACGGACTATCTGAAACAACTGGACCACATACTGTCGGCATACCCGATGCCTTCAGGGTCGGTTCGTGCGGTCCAATAACTGACGGATATTTCACAAAAATATTAAATCCTGATGAAAAAGGAAATGGCGAAATATTGATGAATGGTCGCCACATCACCATGGGATACTTAAACAAAGAGGAGGAGACCAGGAAAACCTTGGACAGCGAAGGATGGTTATACACGGGCGACATAGGCCTACAGGACAGCGATAATTTCTTGTATGTCACCGGCCGAATCAAGCGATTGATCATCGGGGCAGGAGGATATAACATAGCCCCTGAGCCCATCGAGATGAAGGTCAAAGCTAAGCTGCCTGGAGTTAGTTTTCCAGTACTAATTGGTGACGAAAGGAAGTTCCTAACAATGATTCTTCCAATTGCGACTGATATTGACCCCACCACTGGGCTGCCCCTTGACACGCTGGCACCCGGCACTGTCAAGTGGTGCAGGGAGATAGGATCGCAGGCCAACACCATACAGGATATCCTAGAAGGACCGGATGAAaatgtaatgaaagccattcaagagGCTATAGACGAAGTTAATAAAACGGCAAGAAATAGGTTACACGTAATACAGAAGTGGGCAATTTTGCCAATGGACTTTTCCGTAATAGGGGGAGAACTGACACCGACAATGAAGGTCAGGATGGAAGTGGTTTTGAAAAAGTACCAAGATATTATTGATGACATGTACAATGTCTAagttaaaaagattatgaaaaagaaaaatacccaaaaatatattaaaaactaaaaatccgaaaaaaaactaaaaaaattaaaatccaaaaaaaaatataaaaactggaaaaaaaatataaaaagtgaatATAAGAAAGAAATAAGGACGAAAAAGGAGAGGATAGCAGCAGGCAAACAACAAGATAGTGACTATTCTGGATATCAAGTGGATATTCTACAAGTTGAAATCAGCagagggacttcttccctctgctgactgtctgtctgtctttatagattgccttaccttgtgcaagagcccgggtcttacacaaggtaaggcattctatacagacagacagacagacagcagagggaagaagtcttacttgtGGAAGAAGTCTTACTTGTTCTAGTAAGCTTTGTCCCTtggcaaagattcacctgtactgtttctttgttaggtggacaattgcagaaaaaacaagtctgacatctTCTACAATGCTGTGCTCTCTTGAGAAGATTCCCCAATGCTGCATAtaacagagaaaatatatataaactagaaaatctcccccccccccctcaaaaaaaaaaaaaaaaaaaaagatggctaaaaggaaaaataaatagcgactattctccatctcttctggatcaTCATCAAGTATgaggtgttcgatgtcgaacggccgtggccctctgcacaaaacttctccattcattccggtcttgagccttcttttccaactccaccatcgttagcccgcataTCTCCATCTCTTCTGGTTACCAAAAGGATATTCCACAAGTtgaaatcagcagagggaagaagtcttacttgttctagtgagctttgtcccttgatgaagattcacttgtactgtttctttgtcaggtggacaaatgcagaagaaacaagtcttacttcttctatcatgctgtgccctcttaagaagcttcccaaacggtgcatatattatagacaaaaatataaaaactggaaaatcctcctaaaaaaaaaaaaaaaaaaaaaaaaaaaattcacaaaaagaagacaactttaggaaaaaaaaatggcgactattctccatctcttctggataccaaagggatattctacaagatggactcagcagagagaagaagtctgacttgctccactatgctttgtcccttgatgaagattcacctgtactgtttctttgttaggtggacaaatgcagaagaaacaagtcttacttcttctattatgctgtgccctcttaagaagcttcccaaacggtgcatatattatagacaaaaatataaaaactggaaaatcctcctaaaaaaaagaaaaaaaaatcacaaaaagaagacaactttaggaaaaaaaatggcgactattctccatctcttctggataccaaagggatattctacaagatggactcagcagagagaagaagtctgacttgctccacaatgctttgtcccttgatgaagattcacctgtactgtttctttgtcaggtggacaaatgcagaagaaacaagtcttacttcttctattatgcagtgccctcttaagaagcttcccaaacggtgcatatattatagacaaaaatataaaaactggaaaatcctcctaaaaaaaagaaaaaaaaaatcacaaaaagaagacaactttaggaaaaaaatggcgactattctccatctcttctggataccaaggggatattctacaagatggactcagcagagagaagaagtctgacttgctccacaatgctttgtcccttgatgaagattcacctgtactgtttctttgtcaggtggacaaatgcagaagaaacaagtcttacttcttctattatgctgtgccctcttaagaagcttccaaAACGGTgcatatattatagaaaaaaatataaaaactggaaaatcctcctaaaagaaagaaaaaaaaaaaagaaattcacaaaaagaagataactttaaggaaaaaaaaatggcgactattctccatctcttctggataccaaagggatattctacaatatggactcagcagagagaagaagtctgacttgctccactatgctttgtttcttgatgaatattcacttgtactgtttctttgtcaggtggacaaatgcagaagaaacaagtctgacttcttctattatgctgagCTCTCTTGAGAAGATTCCTCAATGCTGCATAtaacagagaaaaaatatataaacaagaaaattcccccctccccccaaaaaaagaagatGGCTAAACGGATGAAACAAAATGGCAGCTATTCTcaatctcttctggataccaaagggatattctacaagatgaaatcagcagagggaagaagtctgaactGTTCTAGTAAGCTTTGTCCCTtggcaaagattcacttgtactgtttctttgtcaggtggacaaatgcaaaagaaacaagtctgacttcttctacacTGCTGTACTCTCTTGAGAAGATTCCCCAATGCTGCATATAACAGAGAAAATACATATAAACTAGAAAATCTCCCCCCCCTCAAAATAAGGATGGCTAAAAGGATGAAACAAAATAGCGACTATTCttcatctcttctggataccaaagggatattctacaagatggactcagcagagagaagaagtctgacttgctccactatgctttgtctcttgatgaagattcacttgtactgtttctttgtcaggtggacaaatgcagaagaaacaagtcttacttcttctatcatgctgtgccctcttaagaagcttcccaaacggTGCATATATtacagacaaaaatataaaaactggaaaatcctcctaaaaaaaaaagaaaaaaaaaatcacaaaaagaagaatactttaggaaaaaaaaaatggcgactattctccatctcttctggataccaaagggatattctacaagatggactcagcagagagaagaagtctgacttgctccactatgctttgtcccttgatgaagattcacctgtactgtttctttgtcaggtggacaaatgcagaagaaacaagtcttacttcttctatcatgctgtgccctcttaagaagcttcccaaacggTGCATATATtacagacaaaaatataaaaactggaaaatcctcctaaaaaaaaaaaaaattcacaaaaagaagacaactttaaggaaaaaaaatggcgactattctccatctcttctggataccaaagggatattctacaagatggactcagcagagagaagaagtctgacttgctccacaatgctttgtcccttgatgaagattcacctgtactgtttctttgtcaggtggacaaatgcagaagaaacaagtcttacttcttctattatgctgtgccctcttaagaagattCCCAAAcggtgcatatattatagacaaaaatataaaaactggaaaatcctcctaaaaaaaaaagaaaaaaaaaatcacaaaaagaagacaactttaggaaaaaaaaatggcgactattctccatctcttctggataccaaagggatattctacaagatggactcagcagagagaagaagtctgacttgctccactatgctttgtcccctgatgaatattcacttgtactgtttctttgtcaggtggacaaatgcagaagaaacaagtctgacttcttctattatgctgtgccctcttaagaagattCCCAAAcggtgcatatattatagacaaaaatataaaaactggaaaatcctcctaaaaaaaaaaaagaaaaaaaaatcacaaaaagaagagaactttaggaaaaaaaatggcgactattctccatctcttctggataccaaagggatattctacaagatggactcagcagagagaagaagtctgacttgctccactatgctttgtcccttgatgaagattcacctgtactgtttctttgtcaggtggacaaatgcagaagaaacaagtctgacttcttctattatgctgagCTCTCTTGAGAAGATTCCTCAATGCTGCATAtaacagagaaaaaatatataaacaagaaaattccctcctccccccaaaaaaagaagatGGCTAAAAGGATGAAACAAAATGGCagctattctccatctcttctggataccaaagggatattctacaagatgaaatcagcagagggaagaagtctgaattgTTCTAGTAAGCTTTGTCCCTtggcaaagattcacttgtactgtttctttgtcaggtggacaaatgcaaaagaaacaagtctgacttcttctacacTGCTGTACTCTCTTGAGAAGATTCCCCAATGCTGCATATAACAGAGAAAATACATATAAACtagaaaatctccccccccccaaaaaaaaagatagctAAAAGGATGAAACAAAATAGCGACTATTCttcatctcttctggataccaaagggatattctacaagatggactcagcagagagaagaagtctgccttgctccactatgctttgtctcttgatgaagattcacttgtactgtttctttgtcaggtggacaaatgcagaagaaacaagtcttacttcttctatcatgctgtgccctcttaagaagattCCCAAAcggtgcatatattatagacaaaaatataaaaactggaaaatcctcctaaaaaaaaaaagaaaaaaaaatcacaaaaagaagacaactttaggaaaaaaaatggcgactattctccatctcttctggataccaaagggatattctacaagatggactcagcagagagaagaagtctgacttgctccacaatgctttgtcccttgatgaagattcacctgtactgtttctttgtcaggtggacaaatgcagaagaaacaagtcttacttcttctattatgctgtgccctcttaagaagattCCCAAAcggtgcatatattatagacaaaaatataaaaactggaaaatcctcctaaaaaaaaaaaagaaaaaaaaaatcacaaaaagaagacaactttaggataaaaaatggcgactattctccatctcttctggataccaaagggatattctacaagatggactcagcagagagaagaagtctgacttgctccacaatgctttgtcccttgatgaagattcacctgtactgtttctttgtcaggtggacaaatgcagaagaaacaagtcttacttcttctattatgctgtgccctcttaagaagattCCCAAAcggtgcatatattatagacaaaaatataaaaactggaaaatcctcctaaaaaaaaaaaagaaaaaaaaatcacaaaaagaagacaactttaggaaaaaaaatggcgactattctccatctcttctggataccaaagggatattctacaagatggactcagcagagagaagaagtctgacttgctccactatgctttgtcccttgatgaatattcacttgtactgtttctttgtcaggtggacaaatgcagaagaaacaagtctgacttcttctattatgctgagCTCTCTTGAGAAGATTCCTCAATGCTGCATAtaacagagaaaaaatatataaacaagaaaattcccccctcccccaaaaaaaagaaGATGGCTAAAAGGATGAAACAAAATGGCagctattctccatctcttctggataccaaagggatattctacaagatgaaatcagcagagggaagaagtctgaattgTTCTAGTAAGCTTTGTCCCTtggcaaagattcacttgtactatttctttgtcaggaggacaaatgcaaaagaaacaagtctgacttcttctacacTGCTGTACTCTCTTGAGAAGATTCCCCAATGCTGCATATAACAGAGAAAATACATATAAACTAGAAAatctccccccacaaaaaaaaaagatggctaaaAGGATGAAACAAAATAGCGACTATTCttcatctcttctggataccaaagggatattctacaagatggactcagcagagagaagaagtctgacttgctccactatgctttgtcccttgatgaagattcacttgtactgtttctttgtcaggtggacaaatgcagaagaaacaagtcttacttcttctattatgctgtgccctcttaagaagcttcccaaacggtgcatatattatagacaaaaatataaaaactggaaaatcctcctaaaaaaaaagaaaaaaaaaaatcacaaaaagaagacaactttaggaaaaaaaaatggcgactattctccatctcttctggataccaaagggatattctacaagatggactcagcagagagaagaagtctgacttgctccacaatgctttgtcccttgatgaagattcacctgtactgtttctttgtcaggtggacaaatgcagaagaaacaagtcttacttcttctattatgctgtgccctcttaagaagattCCCAAAcggtgcatatattatagacaaaaatataaaaactggaaaatcctcctaaaaaaaaaaaaaaaaaaaatcacaaaaagaagataactttaaggaaaaaaaaatggcgactattctccatctcttctggataccaaagggatattctacaagatggactcagcagagagaagaagtctgacttgctccactatgctttgtcccttgatgaatattcacttgtactgtttctttgtcaggtggacaaatgcagaagaaacaagtctgacttcttctattatgctgagCTCTCTTGAGAAGATTCCTCAATGCTGCATAtaacagagaaaaaatatataaacaagaaaattcCCCCTTCCCCCAAAAAAAAGAAGATGGCTAAACGGATGAAACAAAATGGCAGCTATTCTcaatctcttctggataccaaagggatattctacaagatgaaatcagcagagggaagaagtctgaattgTTCTAGTAAGCTTTGTCCCTtggcaaagattcacttgtactgtttctttgtcaggtggacaaatgcaaaagaaacaagtctgacttcttctacacTGCTGTACTCTCTTGAGAAGATTCCCCAATGCTGCATATAACAGAGAAAATACATATAAACTAGAAaatctccccccccaaaaaaaaaaaaaagatggctaaaAGGATGAAACAAAATAGCGACTATTCttcatctcttctggataccaaagggatattctacaagatggactcagcagagagaagaagtctgacttgctccactatgctttgtcccttgatgaagattcacttgtactgtttctttgtcaggtggacaaatgcagaagaaacaagtcttacttcttctattatgctgtgccctctaaAGAAGATTCCCAAACGGTGCacatattatagacaaaaatatataaactgaaaaatcctcctagaaaaaaaaaatcaaaaaaagatGGCTGCAAGGAAAAAgcaaaatggcgactattctccatctcttctggataccaaagggatattctacaagatggactcagcagagagaagaagtctgacttgctccacaatgctttgtcccttgatgaagattcacctgtactgtttctttgtcaggtggacaaatgcagaagaaacaagtcttacttcttctattatgctgtgccctcttaagaagattCCCAAAcggtgcatatattatagacaaaaatataaaaactggaaaatcctcctaaaaaaaaaaagaaaaaaaaatcacaaaaagaagacaactttaggaaaaaaaatggcgactattctccatctcttctggataccaaagggatattctacaagatggactcagcagagagaagaagtctgacttgctccacaatgctttgtcccttgatgaagattcacctgtactgtttctttgtcaggtggacaaatgcagaagaaacaagtcttacttcttctattatgctgtgccctcttaagaagcttcccaaacggtgcatatattatagacaaaaatataaaaactggaaaatcctcctaaaaaaaagaaaaaaaaaatcacaaaaagaagacaactttaggaaaaaaaatggcgactattctccatctcttctggataccaaagggatattctacaagatggactcagcagagagaagaagtctgacttgctccacaatgctttgtcccttgatgaagattcacctgtactgtttctttgtcaggtggacaaatgcagaagaaacaagtcttacttcttctattatgctgtgccctcttaagaagcttcccaaacggtgcatatattatagacaaaaatataaaaactggaaaatcctcctaaaagaaaaaaaaaaaaaaaaaagaaattcacaaaaagaagataactttaaggaaaaaaaaatggcgactattctccatctcttctggataccaaagggatattctacaagatggactcagcagagagaagaagtctgaattgctccactatgctttgtttcttgatgaatattcacttgtactgtttctttgtcaggtggacaaatgcagaagaaacaagtctgacttcttctattatgctgagCTCTCTTGAGAAGATTCCTCAATGCTGCATAtaacagagaaaaaatatataaacaagaaaattcccccctccccccaaaaaaagaagatGGCTAAACGGATGAAACAAAATGGCAGCTATTCTcaatctcttctggataccaaagggatattctacaagatgaaatcagcagagggaagaagtctgaattgTTCTAGTAAGCTTTGTCCCTtggcaaagattcacttgtactgtttctttgtcaggtggacaaatgcaaaagaaacaagtctgacttcttctacacTGCTGTACTCTCTTGAGAAGATTCTCCAATGCTGCATATAACAGAGAAAATACATATAAACtagaaaatctcccccccccctcaaaataAAGATGGCTAAAAGGATGAAACAAAATAGCGACTATTCttcatctcttctggataccaaagggatattctacaagatggactcagcagagagaagaagtctgacttgctccactatgctttgtcccttgatgaagattcacttgtactgtttctttgtcaggtggacaaatgcagaagaaacaagtcttacttattctattatgctgtgccttcttaagaagcttcccaacgATGCacatattatagacaaaaatatataaactgaaaaatcctcctagaaaaaaaaaataaaaaaaagatggctGCAAGGAAAAAgcaaaatggcgactattctccatctcttctggataccaaagggatattctacaagatggactcagcagaaagaagaagtctgacttgctccactatgctttgtctcttgatgaagattaacttgtactgtttctttgtcaggtggacaaatgcagaagaaacaagtcttacttcttctatcatgctgtgccctcttaagaagcttcccaaacggtgcatatattatagacaaaaatataaaaactggaaaatccttttaaaaaaaaaaaagaaaaaaaaatcacaaaaagaaaactttaagggaaaaaaatggcaactattctccatctcttctggataccaaagggatattctacaagatggactcagcagagagaagaagtctgacttgctccactatgctttgtcccttgatgaagattcacctgtactgtttctttgtcaggtggacaaatgcagaagaaacaagtcttacttcttctatcatgctgtgccctcttaagaagcttcccaaacggTGCATATATtacagacaaaaatataaaaactggaaaatcctcctaaaaaaaaaaaagaaaaaaaaatcacaaaaagaagaatactttaggaaaaaaaaaatggcgactattctccatctcttctggataccaaagggatattctacaagatggactcagcagagagaagacgtctgacttgctccactatgctttgtcccttgatgaagattcacctgtactgtttctttgtcaggtggacaaatgcagaagaaacaagtcttacttcttctatcatgctgtgccctcttaagaagcttcccaaacggTGCATATATtacagacaaaaatataaaaactggaaaatcctcctaaaaaaaaaaaaaaattcacaaaaagaagacaactttaaggaaaaaaaatggcgactattctccatctcttctggataccaaagggatattctacaagatggactcagcagagagaagaagtctgacttgctccacaatgctttgtcccttgatgaagattcacctgtactgtttctttgtcaggtggacaaatgcagaagaaacaagtctgacttcttctattatgctgtgc
Proteins encoded:
- the LOC137645528 gene encoding long-chain-fatty-acid--CoA ligase ACSBG2-like; protein product: MNTAPWIKRMIINLARSIGLKDSKMRQTGETKRPFGYGVADKIIFQKIKEELGLQQCKHFLSGAGPIAPEIVQFFHSLGIILCETYGLSETTGPHTVGIPDAFRVGSCGPITDGYFTKILNPDEKGNGEILMNGRHITMGYLNKEEETRKTLDSEGWLYTGDIGLQDSDNFLYVTGRIKRLIIGAGGYNIAPEPIEMKVKAKLPGVSFPVLIGDERKFLTMILPIATDIDPTTGLPLDTLAPGTVKWCREIGSQANTIQDILEGPDENVMKAIQEAIDEVNKTARNRLHVIQKWAILPMDFSVIGGELTPTMKVRMEVVLKKYQDIIDDMYNV